Genomic segment of Salvia hispanica cultivar TCC Black 2014 chromosome 2, UniMelb_Shisp_WGS_1.0, whole genome shotgun sequence:
CATCTCGAAACCCTCCCCTCTCTCCAGGCTCTGTATCATGAACTTGAAGTAGATAGCTGCTCGTGGGCCGTAGTAGCCGTGCAACATCCCGCTCCAGTACTTGTTCCCGTAGTCGCGGAGCAGGCTAGCTTCGTCGTCTGTGTTGTCGAACCACATTGTGATCTGAGTCCTTGCGTTCCACTCAAACTGCACGTTTTCGCAAGTTAAACGGACTGACTAGTTCAGGATGTTGGGGGGAGGATTCTTACCTGTTTCCTCTGTTGGTCGTCTTGTGCGAGATTCTTCGCGCTCTCCAGCCACGGCCCAAGGAGGAATCCGTCGTGGGAGGCCAAGAGAGTGTCCATGTCATCCACGAGTCCGAGGAACTTCCGGCTGAGACGCCTCACGCTGCGAAGATCACCTACCTGATAGGCTCCCACGACCTCTACGAAGAGGTGGTTTGCGTATTTGGCCAAAGCTTGTCTCGTTAGGTCCACAACGTCGTATCTGAAGTAACCGGATAAACGAGCTCACGGCCTGAAAACATTAGGAGGGTTAGGAAAGTGGAGCTACCTGTAAGTGCTGCTTTCCGAGAGCTGGTCCCCGCCCACGATGAACATTTGCAGCGCACGGATTACTTCTGAAGTTGGATACCATAGATGAGGGTGAGTATAGTCGTAGCTATTTTGTTCATTGACAACTCGGCTGAGACTTAGGCGACGCGCCACGTGTAATGACAATAGGGATGAAGTAAAGATTGAATTAGGATCAACGTCTGGAAATGACACAATTACATCTCTGTTCTTGTCCTGttacataaatgaaaaaacacaaacaGTTGTTTCAGAATCATCACTCTAACAAACtctatatttgtgattatgaATTGTTTATACTTACCATTAAGCCATCTGTGCAGTTATATAATGTTTGATGTAAGATTTTCCAGGCATCTTGAATCGATGGAACCAGCTTCCCATACCGTCGTTGGACATACGTGGCAATCCATGTCTGGAGGCAAGAAAAAGAAGCTGCAGTTACATTTCAATGCAAAGAGCTAATGATCTGCACCAAACAGATTAAAGTACCTTCACGTCAACTCTGTCCCATCGAAACGCCATTTCAGACATGAGATCATAAACAACGGGATTCTGCTCTATGCCTTCCATTGACATCCCAACACCAACCTAAAAGGTATGAACAAGGAAGAATCATGCTATGAAAGTGAGATTGGAAATAGGTaagaagaaagagaggaaGCCCcagaacaaaagaaaacactAGTTTGATTCGATGGACTTGCCATGGTTGAATTTTCACTAAGACGAGCATCTATAGGTCCGGATCCTACTGAGTCGACCAAACCATACATTTCAATGTTCCCAGCAAAGTTGTGCAGCATACACCTGAACACATCAACATTCAAAGATATAGCCTCACATAACAAACGGAACATACACAAAATCATGAGGAAAGAACGTACCAGATGTAAGGTACGCCATAGAACTGTTCTGAAGTAGCCCAGACTGGTTTCACTTCCGCGAATAGATCAAGAACAACCAACTTTCCAAGAGGAACAGAATGCAAGAGTGCCTGTAAATGATAATGTTaattgaagggaaaaaaaagaacatatTATGGCGAAACCGCGAAGACAAAGCTGCTgcattctatattttttatttaagtcctcACAGTACATGTTAAGGATTCCCACGTTTGTCCATATTACGTAATAGTGTATGTGCATGTTTTTCTGGGAAGttaaatcaaaagaaaaaatctaATTAGTGAAGAATTAGATTCTACCTTCATCTGTGGAGGCTTCCAAAATGGATCGTCAGTAAAAAGCCAACCCTACATAACACAAGTAAAACTTCTAGTCACGATGTATTCACTGTGGGCTCAAGGCATCGGAGTTACTTCCATCATTTTTGCTGCattataaaaaagtgataatGAGGCTTTTGTATCATACCTGCATCAGCCAAACAGCATCATCATCGCCACTTTCCATGCCCTTATAAATGGCAGCAGCTAATGAAGAGATGTATTCCGGGTCATCTACCGGAGGCGTATTCTCATCAAAGGTGTCGCTGCAATAGatattattgaaattcaaGTAACCATAAAACTAGAATAGACAGGCTTATAGGAAAACACAACAAACAACAAACAACAATATAGAATCTAATGGAACTTATGTGGAGAGAATGCAGACTTCTGCTAATTTTATAACAATgagaaacaaaagattaaGGGAAATAAAAAGTGAGAGCGGAAAAAATAGCCTTGGCAAGTGCATGCAAACTTAagcctaatttggagtttacCAGTTATATATGTGACTGGTCCTTCCATATTCTGAAACAGATAAATATCCGAATAATCAGTAAGCCAGTTGATGTTACCTTTAGTTCATTTCATTTCAGACATAAATGCCCAACACAAGCTCAGATATGTAAGTAACTAGCTTGAATACCTGCCAATTGTTGTGTGATAAAAGCCCTCCCTATTTCGACAAACAAAGGATCTGTTGCATCCAGGAGATAGGTGCAGCACCATCTGGGGTCACTCCTAACAGTAAACCTGAAGAAGGTCAAGAAAAGGAACAACTGAGTTacatatagttcattatttttgttcaGTGTCAGGTTTCAAGAGTCATGTTGCAGGAAAATGCATTGCATGAAAATTTTCTGATCTTTTCACTTCCAGGAGAAATAAACATGAATGACTCTAGTCTATCTATTTCGAAACTAATAGTGGTGGTTTTGCTCAATATAATATGCTTTTGTTCAAATATATTACAGCAGCGTGCattgagataaaaaaaaaatactccgtaTAAATAAAACATCCTAACAATGTACACACCAGTTCCCTAGACGAGTTATTTCTGCAGATGGATATACTCTTGTAAGAGCTGCTGGAACATTACCGGAGAAGGCTGGGAGAACTGCAATGCAACTCATATTTTCagttcaaaaaagaaaaatcgtATGAAAAGTTATAAcatgaatattaatattccaaattttttgCAAGCATAAAAGGGGGTTGTGGTTCAGATCCTTATTGCGTAATTTCACAAGTACTCTACCATAGGTGACATATGTAGTTTGCTTGTCTACCGTATTAACATATTATTtggggatggagagagtatgaAATTGCATTTTGCATTCAACATTGAATGTCAACAGTAAGCATGGCTCACTCAATCACTGAAGCACCTGGATTCATTCCGAACTCGTACATTCTGTCAAGAATTCTCTTCTGCATCTCCAGTTGCTGATCCAACCAAGTTTGAGGCAATGGACCACCCCACCTGCAATTAAAGGCCAGTGAGACTAAAGTAAGATAAGTTGGCAAAAATGTCCAGAACATAAGCTCTTCTTTTAGTCAGACTACCCATGTAGATATACAAGTTAGTTTAGGGCTGTAAGCTTACCCGTGGAGATTTCCCATACGTGACCACGCTAGAAAAGCTGGACCTCCGAAGAAATCATCCAAATCTTGAgcacttatattaaatttctgCTGAAGAGATCAAAGAGTTAGTAGTAATACTAACAGAAGTCATATTTTGACTTGGCAGAAATGTTTTAAAACAGAAGACATGACttgtaattcaatttttttaagtgtggattcattatattcttttttaccAGTTTTTACTTTCCCctatatgttttatttgcaaTGTGACAGGATGCTTCATCTTGTTGGATTCATTCTATTCCTTACTACAGTGAACTTACAAGTTCATATCTCTCGTTAATTTAGTTTGTTTAGTTCTTTGTCTTTTACCTTTGCCACTCTACAAGAGTGAATTCcagaacaaaaaaaacattgaattaaataacatcattttaaagaaaaagtcGATATAACCTGGAAGACTTTCTGCCAGATGGCTTCTTGACCAGTAAACGCCAAAGGCAAATTGATACCTTGGAGTGCCATCCAATCAATTTCCTTCTCCCATCTTTCCCAGTCCCACCATGCAAACGAATCTGTAGCAGCAAATAACTGAATATGAGCATTGACTCGTCTAAGAGCATATGCAAGAACACGAAGATGAAACTATCACTTACAGCTAGATGAAACAGCATTCTGATAATAACTCCACGGAGTAGGTCTCGTTATAGTTATCTCAGAATCTTGAATACGGGGCAAAGATCCGGGTTCTGGTACTGAAGAAAGCTGTGATCCGCCAGTTTTGCTCCACGATATATGTGCACCACAGTAATACTTCAGGTACCAATGTAGACCAGACAATATCTCCACTCCAGTAGTTCCACTTATTCTGCGGGAAACAAAGCGTGcaacagaaaattaaaaagatcGTTTCGCTACTTGATTTAAACACAAACTCATGTATGTGTGTATATACTGTAACAAGGGTCACAAGGCAGAAAAAAGGTAATCAATTTCAATATGATCAATTGACTATGTGTTTACTGGCATGTGAAGACTGAAGACAGAcatttatataatgaaaagagGAATTCTACATACAAAATTTCAGGAGAACCACCATAACTGATAGCAGCATAATTGCTCAACTTAAAGCAATATTCTCCACCACAGATATCCTGCAAAATAACAAAAGGGAGGACTCAAAAAACATAGCCATATGCCAGAAGGGAAGAGAAGTTCCATAGTGAGAAATGGACACACAGAAACATCCCTTGACTAAATAAGCCTTTCTAAGTCATCATTTACACTTGCCTAAACCAGGAAGATAACTGATAAGTAAACAAGGAACTTGCCAAAATGGTCTAGTCATTTCAGTTTCACATGCACAAAGAACTTTTAGAAGGCTTTAACCCAAAATATAGTCAGCCAAATAGCCAATCCAAATTAATCTATTTAACAGAaagggataaaaaaaatgcaattttttggCAAGACTtgctaattttgcattaattgCAGTAAGGGGACAAAAAGGGAAATCACCAGTCAATACCAGAATTAACTCAAAATCAGCAAAAACACATAACATAAAGAAAGATAGTGAGTGAAGTGATTTAGCTATAAAGCAAGAAAAAGAGAGGGAGGAGAGTAGAAGGTTGCCTTAGAGATGATGCGGAACTGAAAACTGGAAGAATGGGAGGGAATGAGACGGTTGAGGGCAGTGTGAGCGGCGGCGACTTGGACAGACGGCGGCGCTCTCTCGCGGTCTTGAATCTCCAGCAACCGTGAAATATACCCCACCCCGAGAGTGGAGGACTCGGCCAATGGCACGCCGTTGATAGAAACAAACAGAAAAATCAAGAGacttatcatcatcatcgcgTTCAAATATGAAAAGGTAGTCATTGACTATTTGAGCTGCAAGGGGTTTGcgtatatatagaaaaaggGTGAGATTAGGCATCTTTtagtgtgtgtaatgtgtgtatGAGTAGAGATGGAACGGGGTGAAGACAAAGTTGCCGGCCggagagtgtgtgtgtgtgtttttcaGTGTCAATATTCAACTGCCTTTATTTGTCTGTTTCTTTTTAGAAgggaaataatttatttttcttttttaaaaattgttgacTTAGTTTCTGTCCTGTGAACCGTGAAATATACCCCACCCCGAGAGTGGAGGACTCGGCCAATGGCACGCCGTTGATAGAAACAAACAGAAAAATCAAGAGacttatcatcatcatcgcgTTCAAATATGAAAAGGTAGTCATTGACTATTTGAGCTGCAAGGGGTTTGcgtatatatagaaaaaggGTGAGATTAGGCATCTTTtagtgtgtgtaatgtgtgtatGAGTAGAGATGGAACGGGGTGAAGACAAAGTTGCCGGCCggagagtgtgtgtgtgtgtttttcaGTGTCAATATTCAACTGCCTTTATTTGTCTGTTTCTTTTTAGAAgggaaataatttatttttcttttttaaaaattgttgacTTAGTTTCTGTCCTGTGTATGTGTCTGGTTGTTTTATTCAGTCATCTCTTAATTGTCCTAGAATcttatataagaaaaaactATGGCATAGTGTATTAGTGTTGGAAAACTAATAACTTCATTGacagagaaagaaaaatacagCAGCAGCCACTTTCCATTCTAATACATTCAAATCCTCAAGAAAAATACTatacaaaattcaattttttctcttcttgaTTGATTAGTTGTAGCTTAGAACCGAAATTTTGGCTTGGGCTCCACCTTGAATGTAGACGAAAGAGCACTCCGAATTAGGCTGTAGTGTTTGAAGCCATTGTGGAAGCTCATAAGTATTCTTAGCCTGTGTTGGATTGAGTCCCCACAGTGATCCTGTCAGCCCCTCAAGCTGCAGCTTCAGCCCCACTATAGGCTTCTCTGAGATGTTCTTCACCACCACTTTGTGACGGTAATACTTCTCCGTCCCAACCATCCACGAATTCGTTATGGAGTGGAGAAACTCAACTGGGACAGCTGGAGCTGATGATCCATGACGTAATTATGTTAGGATCATAATAAACTATAATATGAAATCATGTTATAGTAGTTCATGTTTGTTGATGTTACTTTACCTGCTTTGGGTTGGGGAACTGGTGCATGGTGTTGAGATGGAGAGCCTTGTGGTTTGTGGTAAGGACTAGAAGAGAGAGTGTGCAGTCTTGTGAAAACTCCAACAAGAGGGGCAGTTCCAGACAATGTAGGCTCAGTCTGGTCGTAAACAGATCTGTCATCCGTGAACTCATCGTTGGCATTAGGGCCACCCACAAGGGCCCCATGGATGACATTGGGGTTGGCCTCGTTGCGCTTGTACCAAGTCTCAAACCCCTCCACACATCCAACAGATGCGTGTAGGTAAGAGACAGGAGCGATGGAGGCGCCCCTGTGGTGGACATGGATTGGATAGCTCTGGCCATATCCCACCAAGTAGCTCAAGGACTTGGGGTTCTTGCCAAGAATGTAGTCAGCCTGCATTTGCAATGTTAGGGTTAATACAAGACAACAACCAATGATAGAAAACAGGGAAGTGGGAAAGACAGTAGTACTTGTGACTTGGCAAAGTTGAGGATTTGTTGAGGCTGGATTAGGCCATCTGGGCATTGCACGGACTTCTTGGCTGTGGTGAGGTAGTCGGAGTAGACGGTGAGGAGGAAAGAAGCTGAGGAAGAGTACTGCAAGTTGTTCCACTCACGTACATAGATAAGGCCACCTAATTAGCAATAACAACCAGTCAGTCAATAAATGcaggaatttttttaaatggattACGCATATAGAAGAATGAGGGCTAACCAGGAGTCAACTTCACGTTGTATCCATCGTTCTTTTGCATGCACGCGCAGGTGAAGTAGTCGGCCTTCGCCTGATACTGCTGCAGCGTGGAGGCGTAGCTTCCAGCACGGCCTTCCAGAAGGATCTGCAGGTGGATATCATAATTGTTGAATTAGTACATCGTTTTTTCGTATGTGTTTGATGATCTTGGTTTACCTTTGTGAGAAGGATTTGAACTCCAGCGTACTTGTTGTCCCACGAGAATTCTTTGACGGCCCAGCCGGTTCCTCCAAAGGCAGCACAGTTGTCAACAACATATTTCAGGTAATATTCATCGTTTGTAGCTCTGTGTAGCCATGTTGCACCCCATAACAGTTCATCCTAAGAGATAGAATGTTattaactaatatttttagaaagtaaatgaaatactatgtaaaagaaatggaaaaaaaaacttacataGTAACCAGATGATGTATAGAATTGCTTGGAGTTTCCAATTGAATCACTAAACAAGCCTCTGAATCTGTCTGCAAATGAGAAAAtctagagagaaaaaaagacaCTCACTTGTCAAATATTGTATAGTTGAGTATATTTAAGtgtagaaattaaataagtactactactaactaACCTGTTTTGCATGTACTAAAAGAAGATTAGAATATGTAGAATCATAAGGCTTGAAAGCTAGAGAAGCGGCAGCCAAGGCGGCCGCGGTTTCTCCGGCTAGGTCAGACCCTGGATGCTCAGCGTCCAGCTTGTATGCGGTCCGAGACGTTGTCATGTCCTCCGCCCGTTGCCAGCAATAGTGATCCGACGCTCCATCTCCAACCTAATTAATCACATTAGTTTTACCATTGTTACACTAGCATTGTAGGCCTGCTAATAGTAGTATGTGTTTTGTTGAATGATATATATACCTGTCCCCATAGCACATTTTGTTGAGGGTGGCATTTGATGAAATAATCAGTTCCCCATTTGATTGCCTCCAAAACATGTcccatttgatttaatttaatgaaatctTCCTTAAAATCAATAGCTGCCCATGACAACATTGTCACACTAAACGCCATTGGTAGACCAAATTTTACGTGGTCTCCTGCATCATAGTATCCTCCAACCAAATTCAcctaaagtaaaaatataagttAACACTTAACATCATCATATAATACACTATAAAcctatgaaattaattaatgtaggtgaatattaattattacccCTTGCGAATAACCGTCGCCAAGGCCTGAATTACCGCGCCATTTTACGCGTTGGGTTGGAGGTAATTTACCGGATCTTTGCGCCTCCAAGAAGAGCAAGGTTTTATCGAGGGCGGCACTGTAATCGAAGGACTCGACTGCAGTGGCGCCCGTGGCAACGAGGCCGAGTAAGAGGACTAAAATGGCGTGTGCGGTTGCTGCCATTTCTTGGTTTTGGGTTTGGAAGATGTGATCATGTTTTTGTATGTCACgtctatttatataattttagagGAGGGTAGGTAGAGTGACTTGTATAAATGTTTTGTGTGGAATATGAATGAGTGGGAGGAGAACATAGGATGGTAGCCTCCACGTTCTTGTAAATTGATGCAATTAAAGATTGAGCTTCCCACGTTGGGTTTGAcgattttaaatgatattaattcAATGAATTTTTTCTGTTGAATGGTTCTGAGGGGACAGGAGAATAATCTTTGTTTTGGATTTGATAGAATTATGTGTGTTATTTTACACAAGTTAGGAAACTATGGGGATATATAACGTTGGTGATTTGGTGTTTGAGTGTATTTATGGTTTTATTCAGTGATTGTCATCCTTTTTTTGCTATGGTCCTATATATATCATGGAAGATGTATCAAACtccatttgaattttgatagtactaaaatttaattttgattatcgTGTTACAAACGAAAATAAATCACTCCGGCTCATATTTAGTATTTCTATATGCTTTCGCATTGAATGCATCAATAAACAATAATTGTCATAATTGTGGGTAATAAATAACGTCTCCATTTATTTGACACATTAAAACTCAAATGGGATATaacatgtactccctccgtctcacatttggagtcacttattgttatggctccggttttaagaaagagttgaagtgtgtaataaatgaagtgagatggtggagtgtgtaataaatgaagtgagatggtagagttggttgaaggtggatcccttttgacttttgatttttgttttagtttattttaatgtagataatgacattttgatgtaattttgatgaagaagggggtaaaattgtatggccaaatatggaaaattctaaaagtgactcttaaactaggacggacttttatggcaaaaagtgactcttagtctgggacggagggagtagtaacaAAAAGTCACTAGTCAATTAGAACATTTCGTATAACTAGgcctgtcaaaatggatattgggtattggatacccgatatccaaacccgaaaaagtcggataattggatacccaaaacccgatttttcgggtatCGGATCAGGATCGGGtagtgagaattttggattatcgggtattgggttacccgatatccgatcgggtatacccgaattatccgatttATCCGatctattttctaaaattaataaattattttttattataattaaatgtaatttaatttcttaactacaatttaattaatacttaatagTTAGTGTAtaagatatgtaatttaatttttttaattatattttaatttcattgaattgtgatattttgaatttttgataatattattgttagatcttgattcttatgaattattaaattgtgaatttataaaggttgaatgtttgaacttatgaattttgatggttATTGACTTATTGTGGATGGATAAAAGATGTTAATATGTATAACTTacgaattttgtatttttcaaagtttgtagttattttcttttaaattcgaactattacaagaattttgtattcctataaatttatatagttattttctcttaaattcgaactacaataaaattttgtatttctaaacgtttgtagttatgtttacttgaatactagtacttcaactttgtattgaatttgaattaaataatattaaataaattctaaaagtttgtagttaattttcaaaaattaaaatcaaaatcaaaatcacaattgggACTGAATACCTGATTTTTTAGGATTGGATACCCGAAATCAAATTCGGgtcggatatcgggtattagATTTTGGGAATTTCGGGATCGGATACCCGAAAATTTCGAATCGAGTATCCGCGGATCTCCAATTTGACGGGCCTACGTATAACCATAAACTTGTTTTAGAAAAAGAGAACCCCTCATAAAAAAGGactatatttagttttatggGCAATTATCAATCAAAAAATATCCGTCTAAAACACACTAATCAATGCAATAATAAAGTgcaaaatgagaaaagatataaaaaaaaggaagaaaacaCCCATTTAAGAACATCTTTTACTTATgtggagtactattaaatttagaattaaaaaaaataaaaataatgcaaaatcaCTATTTAAATCCTATTATAAGAGACATTATTATGtctcaaaattatttgaataaattatataaatattatcaataaattaatggaaGGGTAAGTAAgatgtactactattatattgttaactcaGAAGTGCGTTAAAATTACAACACCTTTTAaagtgacactgtgacaccatgTTAGactgtaatattataaatgctaGACTGCAAAtctgcaatagtataaacgctacactgcaatctatatattgcagtctagcgtattggatattgcagacgagaaaaattgcagtctagtgtattggatattacAGGCCTTGAAAATTTACACTTGggcattttttatgattgtcacatggcagctgattattcgtccacatgtacaaatgattggttaggaatggtggtatgttgttattttaagaggtgttgtcattttaacacaaaccgtTAACTCATCCttaaattgttaactacaactaaatgatAGGCATTAGATCTTCAAATCAAATGCTAAGATCATTCAATTCCGAGTATCaatacatttaataaaaaatattcattaaggtatttatgtcaactaacaacaaaataattttaactaacttttaaatcacaaaaatttaaattcatataactatctcaatttaaattatttttccacacaacatatatcaaattaaagatttttttcatttggattCTAACAGAATCCCAATTGCATATGTTTGgatgtcaaaatttaaaatattttaatgaatttttggaatttttcaaCAAACAGCTAAATATCAACATAACTGTCATAACACGTCAACATAATCtgtgtagaatgtcaatattaaattgtgttcaCGTACACAAGACATTGTGTTAATATGTTTAATATACTCTACTTACATCAGATTCAAAACCCTATCTTTTGtagttattcttttttattaatattaaaaaataaaaaataaaattacatataaGACAATTTATAAACCATTAgatctttgaaattttatgttcttaaattagttatatctAGCAATTCATCGAATCTCATAagtatataatgaataaaactactagtactttttcttttaaatccaTGAGCCCGTAATTGACATTCCTCCCCACTAAAATTTTCTTACCAACGTGAATGAAGTTAGAAAGGGAATCCGTAGACAAGACTCAAGAGTGAATGAATGAAGAAACATCATTTTCATCTTGGATATATGAATTAAGTCCTCCCCAAATCCCAACTAAGTTGTGGCAAAATTTTTGagtatgaaaattaaaaagttatattaaatgaattaaaataaaatatgtataatcACTTAATACGTAGTACTTCTCCTGTTCTATAATAGTCgagtcattttattattttgggaCGTTTTATAGTAGTTGAGTTAAGTGTCAAAAAAAACCGAGTCCACTACCTCATATTGAGGGATATATGATAAGAATAGAAATTCGTCGAcgaaatttttttaaggaGATTAGAGTTTTAactcccaaaaaataaaaatcaatagatataaatagaaataaggTTAGACCAAAATTTCTATTTCGATAAAATCGTCAAATTGTgatttattagtaatatatgaATTGATCATGGTAATATTGAATCTAGAtgaatagt
This window contains:
- the LOC125204611 gene encoding alpha-N-acetylglucosaminidase-like isoform X2 codes for the protein MTTFSYLNAMMMISLLIFLFVSINGVPLAESSTLGVGYISRLLEIQDRERAPPSVQVAAAHTALNRLIPSHSSSFQFRIISKDICGGEYCFKLSNYAAISYGGSPEILISGTTGVEILSGLHWYLKYYCGAHISWSKTGGSQLSSVPEPGSLPRIQDSEITITRPTPWSYYQNAVSSSYSFAWWDWERWEKEIDWMALQGINLPLAFTGQEAIWQKVFQKFNISAQDLDDFFGGPAFLAWSRMGNLHGWGGPLPQTWLDQQLEMQKRILDRMYEFGMNPVLPAFSGNVPAALTRVYPSAEITRLGNWFTVRSDPRWCCTYLLDATDPLFVEIGRAFITQQLAEYGRTSHIYNCDTFDENTPPVDDPEYISSLAAAIYKGMESGDDDAVWLMQGWLFTDDPFWKPPQMKALLHSVPLGKLVVLDLFAEVKPVWATSEQFYGVPYIWCMLHNFAGNIEMYGLVDSVGSGPIDARLSENSTMVGVGMSMEGIEQNPVVYDLMSEMAFRWDRVDVKTWIATYVQRRYGKLVPSIQDAWKILHQTLYNCTDGLMDKNRDVIVSFPDVDPNSIFTSSLLSLHVARRLSLSRVVNEQNSYDYTHPHLWYPTSEVIRALQMFIVGGDQLSESSTYRYDVVDLTRQALAKYANHLFVEVVGAYQVGDLRSVRRLSRKFLGLVDDMDTLLASHDGFLLGPWLESAKNLAQDDQQRKQFEWNARTQITMWFDNTDDEASLLRDYGNKYWSGMLHGYYGPRAAIYFKFMIQSLERGEGFEMREWRKEWIKLTNEWQSGGGVFSTSSSGDALNISRWLYEKYLKEQY
- the LOC125204611 gene encoding alpha-N-acetylglucosaminidase-like isoform X1 produces the protein MTTFSYLNAMMMISLLIFLFVSINGVPLAESSTLGVGYISRLLEIQDRERAPPSVQVAAAHTALNRLIPSHSSSFQFRIISKDICGGEYCFKLSNYAAISYGGSPEILISGTTGVEILSGLHWYLKYYCGAHISWSKTGGSQLSSVPEPGSLPRIQDSEITITRPTPWSYYQNAVSSSYSFAWWDWERWEKEIDWMALQGINLPLAFTGQEAIWQKVFQQKFNISAQDLDDFFGGPAFLAWSRMGNLHGWGGPLPQTWLDQQLEMQKRILDRMYEFGMNPVLPAFSGNVPAALTRVYPSAEITRLGNWFTVRSDPRWCCTYLLDATDPLFVEIGRAFITQQLAEYGRTSHIYNCDTFDENTPPVDDPEYISSLAAAIYKGMESGDDDAVWLMQGWLFTDDPFWKPPQMKALLHSVPLGKLVVLDLFAEVKPVWATSEQFYGVPYIWCMLHNFAGNIEMYGLVDSVGSGPIDARLSENSTMVGVGMSMEGIEQNPVVYDLMSEMAFRWDRVDVKTWIATYVQRRYGKLVPSIQDAWKILHQTLYNCTDGLMDKNRDVIVSFPDVDPNSIFTSSLLSLHVARRLSLSRVVNEQNSYDYTHPHLWYPTSEVIRALQMFIVGGDQLSESSTYRYDVVDLTRQALAKYANHLFVEVVGAYQVGDLRSVRRLSRKFLGLVDDMDTLLASHDGFLLGPWLESAKNLAQDDQQRKQFEWNARTQITMWFDNTDDEASLLRDYGNKYWSGMLHGYYGPRAAIYFKFMIQSLERGEGFEMREWRKEWIKLTNEWQSGGGVFSTSSSGDALNISRWLYEKYLKEQY
- the LOC125204892 gene encoding endoglucanase 5-like, whose product is MAATAHAILVLLLGLVATGATAVESFDYSAALDKTLLFLEAQRSGKLPPTQRVKWRGNSGLGDGYSQGVNLVGGYYDAGDHVKFGLPMAFSVTMLSWAAIDFKEDFIKLNQMGHVLEAIKWGTDYFIKCHPQQNVLWGQVGDGASDHYCWQRAEDMTTSRTAYKLDAEHPGSDLAGETAAALAAASLAFKPYDSTYSNLLLVHAKQIFSFADRFRGLFSDSIGNSKQFYTSSGYYDELLWGATWLHRATNDEYYLKYVVDNCAAFGGTGWAVKEFSWDNKYAGVQILLTKILLEGRAGSYASTLQQYQAKADYFTCACMQKNDGYNVKLTPGGLIYVREWNNLQYSSSASFLLTVYSDYLTTAKKSVQCPDGLIQPQQILNFAKSQADYILGKNPKSLSYLVGYGQSYPIHVHHRGASIAPVSYLHASVGCVEGFETWYKRNEANPNVIHGALVGGPNANDEFTDDRSVYDQTEPTLSGTAPLVGVFTRLHTLSSSPYHKPQGSPSQHHAPVPQPKAAPAVPVEFLHSITNSWMVGTEKYYRHKVVVKNISEKPIVGLKLQLEGLTGSLWGLNPTQAKNTYELPQWLQTLQPNSECSFVYIQGGAQAKISVLSYN